A genomic segment from Janibacter sp. DB-40 encodes:
- a CDS encoding Na+/H+ antiporter subunit D, whose protein sequence is MSMVNVLPLPVLLPLLGAALTLVARRSQRAQVAISLLVLTASLGVAVLLMWHTHSEGAMALWLGAWREPLGITLVADRLSALMLLVSSFVILTVLVFAIGQGVADGDEDSPLAIYFPTYLVLSAGVSNAFLAGDLFNLFVSFEMLLFASFVLLTLGGSGTRIRAGTTYVIVSMVSSFLFLVAIAGVYAAAGTVNLAQLSVRLPEIDSTVALALQLLLLTVFGIKAAIFPMSAWLPDSYPSASAPVSAVFAGLLTKVGVYAIIRTQFLLFPDSSLTILVMGAGLVTMIVGILGAVAQPGIKRMLSFTLVSHIGYMLFGVGLATEAGLSAAVYYIAHHITVQTALFLIAGLIERAGGSTIIDRLGGLAAGAPVLAFLFFVPAMNLAGIPPFSGFVGKVALIQGGVDVGGVTAWLLVGGSVVTSLLTLYAIAKTWSYAFWRPRTEGAEHHTLEMPALTPSWGRLSDAIGATVAAQRPQTPITPPTKPVAVRRDMPPAMLGGATAVVVFSIGLSVFAGPLFRYTDAAAEQMISRDSYVQVVLPKEEGR, encoded by the coding sequence ATGAGCATGGTCAACGTCCTCCCCCTCCCGGTGCTGCTCCCGCTGCTCGGCGCCGCCCTGACCCTCGTGGCCCGCCGCTCCCAGCGCGCCCAAGTCGCCATCAGCCTGCTCGTCCTCACCGCCAGCCTCGGTGTCGCGGTCCTGCTGATGTGGCACACGCACTCCGAGGGTGCGATGGCCCTGTGGCTCGGCGCGTGGCGGGAGCCCCTGGGCATCACCCTGGTCGCCGACCGGCTCTCGGCGCTGATGCTGCTCGTCAGCAGCTTCGTCATCCTGACCGTGCTCGTCTTCGCCATCGGCCAGGGGGTCGCCGACGGAGACGAGGACTCACCACTGGCGATCTACTTCCCCACCTACCTCGTCCTCTCGGCCGGCGTGTCCAACGCCTTCCTCGCCGGCGACCTGTTCAACCTCTTCGTCAGCTTCGAGATGCTGCTCTTCGCGTCCTTCGTGCTGCTCACCCTCGGGGGCAGCGGCACGCGGATCCGCGCGGGGACCACCTACGTCATCGTCTCGATGGTCTCCTCCTTCCTCTTCCTCGTCGCCATCGCCGGCGTGTACGCGGCCGCCGGCACGGTCAACCTCGCCCAGCTGTCCGTCCGCCTGCCGGAGATCGACTCGACCGTCGCGCTGGCCCTGCAGCTGCTGCTGCTCACCGTCTTCGGGATCAAGGCCGCGATCTTCCCGATGTCGGCGTGGCTGCCGGACAGCTACCCCTCCGCGTCCGCGCCGGTGAGCGCGGTCTTCGCCGGGCTGCTCACCAAAGTCGGCGTCTACGCGATCATCCGGACCCAGTTCCTGCTCTTCCCGGACTCGTCGCTCACCATCCTGGTCATGGGCGCCGGGCTGGTGACCATGATCGTCGGCATCCTCGGGGCCGTGGCCCAGCCGGGCATCAAGCGCATGCTCTCCTTCACCCTCGTCAGCCACATCGGGTACATGCTCTTCGGCGTGGGGCTGGCGACCGAGGCGGGACTGTCGGCCGCGGTCTACTACATCGCCCACCACATCACCGTGCAGACCGCGCTCTTCCTCATCGCCGGCCTGATCGAGCGAGCGGGCGGCTCGACGATCATCGACCGGCTCGGTGGGCTCGCCGCCGGGGCACCCGTGCTGGCCTTCCTCTTCTTCGTCCCGGCGATGAACCTCGCCGGCATCCCGCCCTTCTCCGGCTTCGTCGGCAAGGTCGCGCTCATCCAGGGCGGCGTCGACGTCGGCGGGGTGACGGCGTGGCTGCTCGTCGGCGGCTCGGTCGTCACCTCGCTGCTGACCCTCTACGCCATCGCCAAGACGTGGAGCTACGCCTTCTGGCGCCCGCGGACCGAGGGCGCTGAGCACCACACGCTCGAGATGCCCGCCCTCACCCCCTCGTGGGGCCGGCTCAGCGACGCCATCGGCGCCACGGTGGCCGCGCAGCGCCCCCAGACACCGATCACTCCGCCGACCAAGCCCGTCGCGGTGCGTCGCGACATGCCGCCGGCGATGCTCGGCGGGGCCACGGCCGTCGTCGTCTTCAGCATCGGGCTGTCCGTCTTCGCCGGGCCGCTCTTCCGATACACGGACGCGGCCGCCGAGCAGATGATCTCCCGTGACTCCTACGTCCAGGTCGTGCTGCCGAAGGAGGAGGGACGATGA
- a CDS encoding Na+/H+ antiporter subunit E has product MSPRRIGQRISSRARGGFQPRAIIALAVIWVLLWDRITIGNAVNGLIIGAVITQIFPLPSIQYFGRIHPWPLVVLTTRFFVDLVSAAIEVSIATLDRHPPKGGSIVEVQLRVRNELYMTIISALVSLVPGSIVVEARRTANVLYVHGFHVTTPEGLEELREDVLAVETRVVRALGSPEELAAVNDETTAKEDA; this is encoded by the coding sequence ATGAGCCCCCGCCGGATCGGTCAACGCATCTCCTCCCGCGCCCGTGGCGGGTTCCAGCCACGCGCCATCATCGCGCTCGCCGTCATCTGGGTCCTGCTGTGGGACCGGATCACCATCGGCAACGCCGTCAACGGTCTGATCATCGGTGCGGTGATCACCCAGATCTTCCCGCTGCCGTCGATCCAGTACTTCGGTCGGATCCACCCCTGGCCCCTGGTCGTGCTCACGACCCGCTTCTTCGTCGACCTCGTCAGCGCGGCGATCGAGGTCAGCATCGCCACGCTCGACCGGCATCCGCCCAAGGGCGGGTCGATCGTCGAGGTGCAGCTGCGGGTGCGCAACGAGCTGTACATGACGATCATCTCCGCGCTCGTCTCGCTGGTCCCCGGGTCGATCGTCGTCGAGGCCCGCCGAACGGCCAACGTCCTCTACGTCCACGGCTTCCACGTCACCACCCCCGAGGGGCTCGAGGAGCTGCGCGAGGACGTCCTCGCGGTCGAGACCCGCGTCGTGCGCGCCCTCGGATCCCCGGAGGAGCTCGCGGCCGTCAATGACGAGACCACCGCGAAGGAGGACGCATGA
- a CDS encoding monovalent cation/H+ antiporter complex subunit F, protein MNIILGLAMGLLLAASGLTLTRVALGPTNLDRALCLDVIIVIVTGILATQIVRSGDAAALPILVVFSLTGFVGSVSVARFMGRKEDVE, encoded by the coding sequence ATGAACATCATCCTCGGCCTCGCCATGGGGCTGCTCCTCGCCGCATCCGGCCTGACCCTGACCCGCGTGGCCCTCGGCCCGACCAACCTCGACCGGGCCCTGTGCCTCGACGTCATCATCGTCATCGTCACCGGCATCCTCGCCACCCAGATCGTGCGCAGCGGGGACGCGGCAGCCTTGCCGATCCTCGTCGTCTTCAGCCTCACCGGCTTCGTCGGCTCGGTGTCCGTGGCCCGCTTCATGGGCCGGAAGGAGGACGTGGAATGA
- a CDS encoding SDR family NAD(P)-dependent oxidoreductase has product MSRPLALVTGASSGIGAATARALAAAGHEVVCAARRTDRISDLATEIDGRAVTCDVTDADDVAALVEEIGGRLDVLVNNAGGAYGLDPVASADIEDWRTMYEVNVIGTLRVVQALLPALVAGEGIIVNVGSTAGRISYEGGAGYTAAKHGLATMTETMRLELVDQPVRITEIAPGMVHTEGFSLTRFKGDAERAEKVYEGVAEPLVAEDVADAITWMATRPPHVNVDLLVIKPRAQAAQHKVHRES; this is encoded by the coding sequence ATGTCCCGACCGCTCGCCCTCGTCACCGGCGCCAGCTCCGGCATCGGCGCCGCCACCGCACGAGCCCTCGCCGCGGCCGGCCACGAGGTCGTCTGCGCGGCCCGTCGCACCGACCGGATCAGCGACCTGGCCACCGAGATCGACGGTCGCGCCGTCACCTGCGATGTCACCGATGCCGACGACGTGGCCGCCCTCGTCGAGGAGATCGGGGGCCGCCTCGACGTCCTCGTCAACAACGCCGGCGGCGCGTACGGCCTCGACCCGGTCGCCTCGGCCGACATCGAGGACTGGCGCACGATGTACGAGGTCAACGTGATCGGCACCCTGCGCGTGGTCCAGGCGCTGCTGCCCGCGCTCGTCGCCGGCGAGGGGATCATCGTCAACGTCGGCTCGACCGCCGGGCGGATCTCCTACGAGGGCGGCGCGGGGTACACCGCCGCCAAGCACGGCCTGGCCACGATGACCGAGACGATGCGCCTGGAGCTGGTCGACCAGCCGGTGCGCATCACCGAGATCGCACCGGGCATGGTCCACACGGAAGGCTTCTCGCTGACCCGGTTCAAGGGTGACGCCGAGCGCGCCGAGAAGGTCTACGAAGGCGTCGCCGAGCCCCTCGTCGCGGAGGACGTCGCCGATGCCATCACCTGGATGGCCACCCGCCCGCCGCACGTCAACGTCGACCTGCTCGTGATCAAGCCCCGCGCGCAGGCAGCCCAGCACAAGGTCCACCGGGAGTCCTGA
- a CDS encoding hydroxyacid-oxoacid transhydrogenase: protein MTTRPSPSTPESVFTYAAPKLKFGPGSVAEIGHDVAALGARTVLVVTDPQLVATGHPERVAQALRSVGLVAEVHDSAAVEPSDASLATAVERAKGAPRPDVVVAVGGGSAIDTAKAVSLLLSNPGELMDYVNAPVGGGRAPEHPVLPVVAVPTTTGTGSESTTICVLDVLAAKVKTGISHERLRPVLAVVDPELTATQPPGVTASAGMDILCHALESWTARPYTSYEHKSAEQRVPYCGANPIADMYAERAMRLLAGAFRSAVAGEESARTDMALAATFAGMGFGNAGVHVPHANAYPVAGRVHDIGSDFRPAGYAASEAMVPHGMAVASTAPAAFEMTFGANPERHLTAAAWLDPQGLDADVAPPQRLPAVLRRLMRDIDQPSGLAEIGYTDADVDGIVSGTMQQQRLLATAPREITEEDIAGVVRASMHHW from the coding sequence ATGACCACACGACCGAGCCCCTCCACCCCCGAGTCCGTCTTCACCTATGCCGCGCCGAAGCTGAAGTTCGGCCCCGGCTCCGTCGCCGAGATCGGCCACGACGTCGCCGCCCTCGGCGCGCGCACCGTCCTCGTCGTCACCGACCCACAGCTGGTCGCGACCGGCCACCCGGAGCGGGTGGCGCAGGCGCTGCGATCGGTCGGGCTCGTCGCGGAGGTCCACGACTCGGCCGCGGTCGAGCCGAGCGACGCGTCGCTGGCCACGGCCGTCGAGCGGGCGAAGGGGGCGCCCCGCCCCGACGTCGTCGTCGCCGTGGGTGGCGGGTCGGCCATCGACACGGCCAAGGCGGTCTCGCTGCTGCTGAGCAACCCCGGCGAGCTCATGGACTACGTCAACGCACCGGTCGGGGGCGGTCGGGCGCCGGAGCACCCGGTGCTGCCGGTCGTCGCGGTCCCGACGACCACCGGCACGGGCAGCGAGTCGACGACGATCTGCGTCCTCGACGTGCTCGCGGCCAAGGTCAAGACGGGCATCAGCCACGAGCGGCTGCGGCCGGTGCTCGCGGTCGTGGACCCGGAGCTGACCGCGACCCAGCCGCCCGGCGTCACCGCCTCGGCCGGGATGGACATCCTGTGCCACGCCCTCGAGTCGTGGACGGCCCGCCCCTACACCAGCTACGAGCACAAGAGCGCCGAGCAGCGGGTGCCGTACTGCGGCGCGAACCCGATCGCGGACATGTACGCGGAGCGGGCGATGCGGCTGCTCGCCGGCGCCTTCCGGTCGGCCGTCGCGGGCGAGGAGTCGGCGCGGACCGACATGGCCCTGGCGGCGACCTTCGCTGGGATGGGCTTCGGCAACGCGGGCGTGCACGTGCCGCACGCCAACGCCTACCCCGTCGCCGGCCGCGTCCACGACATCGGCTCGGACTTCCGGCCCGCGGGCTACGCCGCGAGCGAGGCCATGGTCCCGCACGGGATGGCGGTCGCCTCGACGGCACCGGCGGCCTTCGAGATGACCTTCGGCGCCAACCCGGAGCGGCACCTGACGGCGGCGGCCTGGCTCGACCCGCAGGGCCTCGACGCGGACGTCGCCCCTCCGCAGCGGCTGCCGGCCGTGCTCCGCCGGCTCATGCGCGACATCGACCAGCCCTCGGGCCTGGCGGAGATCGGCTACACCGACGCGGACGTCGACGGCATCGTCTCCGGGACCATGCAGCAGCAGCGCCTGCTCGCCACCGCCCCGCGCGAGATCACCGAGGAGGACATCGCCGGCGTGGTCCGGGCGTCGATGCACCACTGGTGA
- a CDS encoding MFS transporter — translation MTDEFAWRRIAIPAFGPTLLSAGAMGAVMPVAALRADELGADLGTAAFVVALTGVGQLLGVLPAGSLVARIGERATLVRAGMIDVVALVVAGWAPSLWLMALALLASGFASSAFFLARQGFMIDVLPGERLARGMSLLGGSMRTGLLLGPALGALAIGPMGLQGAYAVAAVLAAASLVTVVASPDLTGEHERARAAEPHSAVLRVVRRHVRLLLTQGIAVLVISALRAARLVVLPLWAIHIGLDGVDSSQIFVVAGIAELFLVYPGGWAMDRLGRVWVVTGLLVIVSGSFLVLPLADTKGALLAVALVMAIGNGLGAGIVMTLGADAAPRQDRAQFLGAWRLMGEAGNASGSLGLSAVTALVSLPAAAVSLGVVGLAGLGWARVFVSRADRERVGGPADGPGRWTDKA, via the coding sequence GTGACCGACGAGTTCGCCTGGCGGCGGATCGCCATCCCGGCCTTCGGCCCCACCCTGCTGTCCGCCGGAGCGATGGGTGCCGTCATGCCGGTCGCCGCGCTGCGTGCGGACGAGCTCGGCGCCGACCTGGGGACGGCCGCCTTCGTCGTCGCGCTCACCGGGGTCGGCCAGCTCCTCGGGGTGCTGCCGGCGGGCTCGCTCGTCGCGCGGATCGGGGAGCGGGCGACGTTGGTGCGCGCCGGGATGATCGACGTCGTCGCACTGGTGGTCGCCGGCTGGGCGCCGAGCCTGTGGTTGATGGCGCTCGCCCTGCTCGCGAGCGGGTTCGCGTCGAGCGCCTTCTTCCTTGCCCGGCAGGGCTTCATGATCGACGTGTTGCCGGGCGAGCGGCTCGCGCGGGGGATGTCGCTGCTCGGCGGGTCCATGCGCACGGGTCTGCTCCTCGGACCCGCCCTCGGCGCGCTCGCGATCGGGCCGATGGGGCTGCAGGGTGCGTACGCGGTCGCGGCGGTGCTCGCCGCGGCCTCGCTGGTCACGGTCGTGGCCAGCCCCGACCTCACGGGGGAGCACGAGCGCGCCCGCGCCGCGGAGCCGCACTCCGCGGTGCTTCGCGTCGTGCGCCGGCACGTGCGACTGCTGCTGACCCAGGGGATCGCCGTCCTCGTCATCTCCGCCCTGCGCGCCGCCCGGCTCGTCGTCCTCCCGTTGTGGGCGATCCACATCGGGCTCGACGGCGTGGACTCCTCGCAGATCTTCGTCGTGGCCGGCATTGCGGAGCTCTTCCTCGTCTACCCGGGTGGGTGGGCGATGGATCGTCTGGGCCGGGTCTGGGTCGTCACCGGGCTGCTGGTCATCGTCTCCGGTTCCTTCCTCGTGCTGCCCCTCGCGGACACGAAGGGGGCGCTGCTCGCCGTCGCGCTCGTCATGGCCATCGGCAACGGCCTCGGTGCGGGGATCGTCATGACCCTCGGGGCGGACGCCGCCCCGCGGCAGGACCGGGCCCAGTTCCTCGGGGCGTGGCGGCTCATGGGGGAGGCCGGGAACGCGAGCGGGTCGCTCGGGCTGAGCGCCGTCACCGCGCTGGTCTCGCTGCCCGCCGCGGCCGTCTCGCTCGGGGTCGTCGGTCTCGCCGGTCTGGGGTGGGCGAGGGTGTTCGTCTCCCGGGCCGATCGGGAGCGGGTGGGCGGCCCCGCGGACGGGCCCGGACGCTGGACGGACAAGGCATGA
- a CDS encoding Na(+)/H(+) antiporter subunit C has product MNAIEPSLTLVIVAGFLVAAGAYLLLERALTQVLLGIVLASNGVATLYLVASGPAKGAPFVGARPPEEMSDPLPQAMVLTAIVIALASVAFVLSLAYRQWRITGSDDVPDDAEDELIKRLAERDQTSSTYDPDTQSTTEAEEEDATA; this is encoded by the coding sequence ATGAACGCCATCGAACCCAGCCTCACGCTCGTCATCGTCGCCGGATTCCTCGTCGCCGCCGGGGCGTACCTGCTCCTCGAGCGCGCGCTGACCCAGGTCCTGCTCGGCATCGTGCTCGCCAGCAACGGCGTCGCCACCCTGTACCTCGTGGCCTCCGGGCCGGCGAAGGGAGCGCCCTTCGTCGGTGCACGCCCGCCGGAGGAGATGAGCGACCCCCTCCCCCAGGCGATGGTCCTCACCGCGATCGTCATCGCCCTGGCCTCGGTCGCCTTCGTGCTGTCGCTGGCCTACCGGCAGTGGCGCATCACCGGTAGCGACGACGTGCCCGACGACGCCGAGGACGAGCTGATCAAGCGGCTCGCCGAGCGTGACCAGACCTCCAGCACCTACGACCCGGACACCCAGTCCACGACCGAGGCCGAAGAGGAGGACGCCACCGCATGA
- a CDS encoding C40 family peptidase, with protein MSHNVGRHRAPGRYNPATELGQIITEAGTPLAKGSAVIAASGGLVAAIAIPAQASPVDTVPAPQAVSAVQANASDRAVTALEQTAAVTAPAAKASEKATESFGKVAVEPVAKPTGPTEAELRERAEREAAEREQEAAAEQAAQEQEAQEQAEERQESAPSRSQERQAPSQGSSEPSAPAPAPAPSSGGVIGIAKQYIGTPYVYGGTTPSGFDCSGFTQYVFAKAGISLPRTTEAQRQMATPVSDPQPGDLVFFGAPAYHMGIYVGDGMMIDSPRSGKSVSIRPVFSGVSGYGRV; from the coding sequence GTGTCCCACAACGTCGGGCGCCACCGCGCCCCCGGTCGCTACAACCCGGCCACCGAGCTCGGCCAGATCATCACCGAGGCCGGCACGCCACTGGCCAAGGGATCGGCCGTCATCGCCGCATCCGGTGGCCTCGTGGCCGCGATCGCCATCCCCGCGCAGGCGAGCCCCGTCGACACCGTGCCCGCGCCGCAGGCCGTCAGCGCCGTGCAGGCCAACGCCTCCGACCGGGCCGTCACGGCGCTCGAGCAGACCGCGGCCGTGACCGCTCCCGCGGCGAAGGCCTCCGAGAAGGCCACCGAGTCCTTCGGCAAGGTCGCCGTCGAGCCCGTCGCCAAGCCCACTGGCCCCACCGAGGCGGAGCTGCGCGAGCGCGCCGAGCGCGAGGCCGCGGAGCGTGAGCAGGAGGCCGCTGCCGAGCAGGCCGCCCAGGAGCAGGAGGCCCAGGAGCAGGCCGAGGAGCGCCAGGAGTCGGCCCCGAGCCGCTCGCAGGAGCGTCAGGCCCCCTCGCAGGGTTCGTCCGAGCCGAGCGCCCCGGCCCCCGCCCCGGCGCCGTCCTCCGGTGGCGTCATCGGCATCGCCAAGCAGTACATCGGCACGCCCTACGTCTACGGCGGCACCACCCCCTCCGGCTTCGACTGCTCCGGCTTCACCCAGTACGTCTTCGCCAAGGCGGGCATCTCCCTCCCGCGCACGACCGAGGCGCAGCGCCAGATGGCCACCCCGGTGTCCGACCCGCAGCCGGGCGACCTCGTCTTCTTCGGCGCGCCCGCGTACCACATGGGCATCTACGTCGGTGACGGGATGATGATCGACTCCCCGCGCAGCGGCAAGTCCGTCAGCATCCGACCGGTCTTCAGCGGCGTCTCCGGCTACGGCCGCGTCTGA
- a CDS encoding metal-dependent transcriptional regulator: protein MEPVKDLIDTTEMYLRTIFELEEEGIPPMRARIAERLGHSGPTVSQTIARMERDGLVSLGANRQLVLSAEGQQLATRVMRKHRLAERLLVDVIGLEWEHVHEEACRWEHVMSERVERKILGILPDHRESPYGTPIPGLDELLSGEDEVDDYLEGMTSLSVAVESGPVGDVRVRRIGEPAQVDTDALTLLTEAQLRPGVVVQVSLDDEDRILVQRDGADVADAVALPREVADHVFVEAVAR from the coding sequence ATGGAGCCTGTGAAGGATCTCATCGACACCACGGAGATGTACCTCCGCACGATCTTCGAGCTCGAGGAGGAGGGCATCCCCCCGATGCGTGCCCGCATCGCGGAGCGTCTGGGCCACTCGGGGCCGACCGTCTCGCAGACGATCGCCCGGATGGAGCGGGACGGCCTCGTCAGCCTGGGGGCCAACCGCCAGCTCGTGCTCTCCGCCGAGGGCCAGCAGCTGGCGACGCGCGTGATGCGCAAGCACCGCCTCGCCGAGCGCCTGCTCGTCGACGTCATCGGCCTGGAGTGGGAGCACGTCCACGAGGAGGCCTGCCGGTGGGAGCACGTGATGAGCGAGCGGGTGGAGCGCAAGATCCTCGGGATCCTGCCCGACCACCGCGAGTCGCCCTACGGGACCCCGATCCCGGGTCTGGACGAGCTGCTCAGCGGTGAGGACGAGGTCGACGACTACCTGGAGGGCATGACGAGCCTGAGCGTGGCCGTGGAGTCGGGCCCCGTGGGGGACGTCCGGGTACGCCGCATCGGCGAGCCGGCCCAGGTCGACACCGACGCCCTGACCCTGCTCACCGAGGCGCAGTTGCGTCCCGGGGTGGTCGTCCAGGTCTCGCTCGACGACGAGGACCGGATCCTCGTCCAGCGCGACGGCGCGGACGTCGCCGATGCAGTGGCCCTGCCCCGCGAGGTCGCCGACCACGTCTTCGTCGAGGCCGTCGCGCGGTGA
- the mnhG gene encoding monovalent cation/H(+) antiporter subunit G, translating into MTWATLFDIAGAISLLLGALLAFIGAVGLVRLPDLFARMHSATKPQTLGLLLILLGLALTVRTWAAVATLLIVIGAQGLTAPVAAHMLGRSGYRSGVTEDDLLHIDELGDAYRRMQR; encoded by the coding sequence ATGACCTGGGCCACTCTCTTCGACATCGCCGGGGCGATCTCGCTGCTGCTCGGCGCGCTGCTCGCGTTCATCGGCGCCGTCGGCCTGGTCCGCCTGCCCGACCTCTTCGCGCGGATGCACTCCGCGACGAAGCCGCAGACCCTCGGCCTGCTGCTGATCCTGCTGGGACTGGCCCTGACGGTGCGCACCTGGGCCGCCGTGGCCACGCTGCTCATCGTCATCGGCGCCCAGGGCCTGACCGCCCCCGTCGCCGCGCACATGCTCGGCCGCTCGGGTTACCGCAGCGGCGTCACCGAGGACGACCTCCTGCACATCGACGAGCTCGGCGACGCCTACCGCCGCATGCAGCGATAG